The following proteins come from a genomic window of Streptomyces sp. GS7:
- a CDS encoding flavin monoamine oxidase family protein: MTISPRPMGRRGFLGSAAALGGGTLTAGAGSTAVAGPRTAGPADAVSHDLARKVLLVGDDGADLKLRYLNILIDHGLPKATKSAKPKHILVVGAGIAGMVSALLLKEAGHRVTIVEANGNRAGGRIKTFKGVFSDRSLHAEAGAMRLPDFHPMVLALADKLRLKRRLFYYADVAPGARPSGKVPPVVYKSFNGQTWTNGEPTSFRPPEGTSRTLIHVNGTRVTRGAYATSPGTINRTFGASATSTMSAALDKALDVVTVTQQGSIQAQIDAWAKVIHEFDDYSTHRYLVERAGWNLADIQAAGTLENVTSRLHYSLIPTLIDRSIITPSTRFWELEGGTAMLTEALAARLKGVIHFNRRMTRLTQTADGVRIETTAESGTEESCDGAPVQPQQVFEGDYALVTAPFSAVRFCEFEPALSYPKRRAIAELHYDSATKVLLEFKNRFWEQGEQGFTGGGCVSDTPNRFTYFPSVVEGSRGGVVLASYTWSDEAMRWDSLTDGERYAFALDNLARMFGPQVHKEFTGVGATQSWARARYALGEAVIFTPGQLHEHHPATRTVEGRVHFAGEHTSLKPAWIEGALESAVRAGLEIHQR, encoded by the coding sequence GTGACTATTTCTCCGCGCCCCATGGGGCGCCGTGGATTCCTGGGTTCCGCCGCCGCGCTCGGCGGCGGAACGCTGACCGCGGGGGCAGGTTCCACCGCCGTCGCCGGACCCAGGACGGCCGGTCCGGCCGATGCCGTCAGCCATGACCTTGCCCGCAAGGTGCTGCTGGTGGGCGATGACGGTGCAGACCTCAAGCTGCGCTATCTGAACATTCTCATCGACCACGGACTTCCCAAGGCCACCAAGTCCGCGAAGCCCAAGCACATTCTCGTCGTCGGCGCCGGAATCGCCGGAATGGTGTCCGCCCTGCTGCTGAAGGAGGCCGGGCACCGGGTCACCATTGTGGAGGCCAACGGCAATCGGGCCGGCGGCCGCATCAAGACCTTCAAGGGAGTGTTCTCCGACAGGTCGCTGCACGCCGAGGCGGGTGCCATGCGGCTGCCGGACTTCCACCCCATGGTGCTGGCGCTGGCCGACAAACTGCGGCTGAAGCGGCGCCTGTTCTACTACGCCGATGTGGCGCCCGGCGCCCGGCCCAGCGGCAAGGTACCGCCGGTGGTCTACAAGTCGTTCAACGGCCAGACCTGGACCAATGGCGAACCGACCTCCTTCCGTCCGCCGGAAGGCACTTCGCGCACCCTCATCCACGTCAACGGCACCCGGGTCACCCGCGGCGCCTACGCCACATCGCCCGGCACGATCAACCGAACCTTCGGCGCCTCGGCCACCAGCACCATGTCCGCCGCGCTGGACAAGGCGCTGGATGTGGTGACGGTCACCCAACAGGGCTCCATCCAGGCCCAGATCGATGCCTGGGCCAAGGTCATCCATGAATTCGACGACTACTCCACGCACCGGTACCTGGTGGAACGCGCCGGATGGAACCTGGCGGACATCCAGGCGGCAGGCACCCTGGAGAACGTCACCTCGCGGCTGCACTACTCGCTGATTCCCACGCTGATCGACCGGTCGATCATCACGCCGTCCACCAGGTTCTGGGAGCTGGAGGGCGGCACGGCGATGCTGACGGAGGCACTGGCCGCCCGGCTGAAAGGCGTCATCCACTTCAACCGGCGGATGACCAGGCTCACTCAGACCGCGGACGGGGTGCGGATCGAGACCACGGCGGAGTCGGGAACGGAGGAATCCTGCGACGGCGCGCCCGTCCAGCCCCAACAGGTCTTCGAGGGTGACTACGCCCTCGTCACCGCGCCGTTCTCGGCGGTGCGGTTCTGCGAATTCGAGCCCGCGCTCTCGTACCCCAAGCGGCGGGCCATCGCCGAACTCCACTACGACTCGGCCACCAAGGTGCTGCTGGAGTTCAAGAACCGCTTCTGGGAACAGGGCGAGCAGGGGTTCACCGGCGGGGGCTGCGTATCGGACACCCCCAACCGCTTCACCTATTTCCCGTCCGTGGTCGAGGGGAGCCGCGGCGGTGTCGTCCTGGCCTCCTACACCTGGTCCGACGAGGCGATGCGCTGGGATTCGCTGACCGACGGGGAGCGTTACGCCTTCGCCCTGGACAACCTTGCCCGGATGTTCGGGCCCCAGGTCCACAAGGAGTTCACCGGCGTGGGCGCCACCCAGTCCTGGGCACGGGCCCGCTACGCACTCGGCGAAGCGGTCATCTTCACCCCGGGCCAACTGCATGAGCACCACCCGGCCACTCGCACCGTGGAGGGGCGCGTGCACTTCGCCGGGGAGCACACCAGCCTCAAACCAGCCTGGATCGAGGGCGCACTGGAGAGCGCGGTGCGGGCCGGCCTGGAGATCCACCAGCGCTGA